A genomic segment from Pseudoxanthomonas sp. CF385 encodes:
- a CDS encoding N-acetylornithine carbamoyltransferase produces MKHFLNTQDWSRSELDALLTQAALYKQHKLGDALKGKSIALVFFNPSMRTRTSFELGAFQLGGHAVVLQPGKDAWPIEFNLGTVMDGDTEEHIAEVAKVLGRYVDLIGVRAFPKFVDWAYDREDIVLKSFAKYSPVPVINMETITHPCQELAHALALQEHFGTSDLRGKKYVLTWTYHPKPLNTAVANSALTIATRLGMDVTLLCPTPDYVLDERYMGWAEQNVAESGGSLRVSHDIESAYRGADVVYAKSWGALPFFGNWEPEKPIRDQYKHFIVDEAKMALTNNGVFSHCLPLRRNVKATDGVMDSPQCIAIDEAENRLHVQKAIMAALMQQ; encoded by the coding sequence ATGAAGCACTTCTTGAACACGCAGGACTGGAGCCGCAGCGAACTGGACGCCTTGCTCACGCAGGCGGCCCTCTACAAGCAGCACAAGCTGGGTGATGCGCTGAAAGGCAAGTCGATCGCGCTGGTGTTCTTCAATCCTTCGATGCGTACCCGTACCAGCTTCGAGCTGGGCGCGTTCCAACTGGGCGGCCACGCGGTCGTGCTGCAGCCGGGCAAGGACGCATGGCCCATCGAGTTCAACCTGGGCACGGTGATGGATGGCGACACCGAGGAGCACATCGCCGAGGTGGCCAAGGTGCTCGGCCGCTACGTGGACCTGATCGGCGTGCGCGCATTCCCGAAGTTCGTCGACTGGGCCTACGACCGCGAAGACATCGTCCTGAAGTCCTTCGCCAAGTACTCGCCGGTGCCGGTGATCAACATGGAGACGATCACCCATCCCTGCCAGGAGCTGGCGCATGCGCTGGCGCTGCAGGAGCACTTCGGCACGTCCGACCTGCGCGGCAAGAAGTACGTGCTCACCTGGACCTACCATCCCAAGCCGCTGAACACCGCGGTCGCCAATTCCGCGCTGACCATCGCCACCCGCCTGGGCATGGACGTGACCCTGCTGTGCCCGACCCCGGACTATGTGCTGGATGAGCGCTACATGGGCTGGGCCGAGCAGAACGTTGCCGAGAGCGGCGGCTCGCTGCGCGTCAGCCACGACATCGAGAGCGCCTACCGCGGTGCCGACGTCGTCTACGCCAAGAGCTGGGGCGCCTTGCCGTTCTTCGGCAACTGGGAGCCCGAGAAGCCGATCCGCGACCAGTACAAGCACTTCATCGTCGACGAAGCCAAGATGGCGCTCACCAACAACGGCGTCTTCAGCCACTGCCTGCCATTGCGCCGCAACGTGAAGGCCACCGACGGCGTGATGGACTCGCCGCAGTGCATCGCCATCGACGAAGCCGAGAACCGCCTGCACGTGCAGAAGGCCATCATGGCCGCACTGATGCAGCAGTAA
- a CDS encoding argininosuccinate synthase, protein MNQSKDIVLAFSGGLDTSFCVPYLKERGWNVHTVFADTGGVDAEERAYIEQRAADLGVASHVTVDGGPAIWDGFVKPFVWAGEGYQGQYPLLVSDRYLIVDAALKRAAELGTNAIAHGCTGMGNDQVRFDLAVKASGDYRIVAPIREIQKEHTQTRAYEQAYLEERGFGVRAKQKSYTINENLLGLTMSGGEIDKWEAPGEGARGWCAPRAEWPVEPLRVKVGFKNGEAVSLDGQAIGGAALLAKLNALFAPYGVGRGVYTGDTVIGLKGRIVFEAPGLVSLLAAHRALEETVLTKQQNRFKPEIARKWVELVYEGFYHDPLKADLEAFLQSSQATVNGEVVLETRGGRVDAVAVTSPHILNAKGATYAQSADWGVEEAEGFIKLFGMSSTLWAEINR, encoded by the coding sequence ATGAACCAGTCCAAAGACATCGTCCTCGCCTTCTCCGGCGGCCTCGACACCAGCTTCTGCGTACCTTATCTGAAGGAGCGCGGCTGGAACGTGCACACCGTGTTCGCCGACACCGGCGGCGTGGATGCCGAAGAACGCGCCTACATCGAACAGCGCGCCGCCGACCTGGGCGTGGCCAGCCACGTCACCGTCGATGGCGGTCCCGCGATCTGGGACGGCTTCGTCAAGCCGTTCGTGTGGGCGGGCGAGGGCTACCAGGGCCAGTACCCGCTGCTGGTGTCCGACCGCTACCTGATCGTCGACGCCGCGCTGAAGCGTGCGGCCGAGCTGGGCACGAACGCGATCGCGCACGGTTGCACCGGCATGGGCAACGACCAGGTGCGCTTCGACCTCGCCGTGAAGGCCAGTGGCGATTACCGCATCGTGGCGCCGATCCGCGAGATCCAGAAGGAACACACGCAGACCCGTGCCTACGAACAGGCCTACCTGGAAGAGCGCGGCTTCGGCGTTCGCGCCAAGCAGAAGAGCTACACCATCAACGAGAACCTGCTGGGCCTGACCATGTCCGGCGGCGAGATCGACAAATGGGAAGCGCCGGGCGAGGGTGCCCGCGGCTGGTGCGCGCCGCGCGCCGAATGGCCGGTGGAGCCGCTGCGCGTCAAGGTCGGCTTCAAGAACGGCGAAGCTGTCAGCCTGGACGGGCAGGCCATCGGCGGCGCCGCGCTGCTGGCGAAGTTGAATGCGCTGTTCGCGCCGTACGGCGTGGGCCGCGGCGTATACACGGGCGACACCGTGATCGGCCTGAAGGGCCGCATCGTGTTCGAGGCGCCCGGCCTGGTGTCGTTGCTGGCCGCGCACCGCGCGCTGGAAGAGACCGTGCTGACCAAGCAGCAGAACCGCTTCAAGCCCGAGATCGCGCGCAAGTGGGTCGAGCTGGTGTACGAAGGCTTCTACCACGATCCGCTGAAGGCCGACCTGGAGGCGTTCCTGCAGTCCTCGCAGGCCACCGTCAACGGCGAGGTGGTACTGGAGACCCGCGGTGGCCGCGTCGATGCCGTGGCCGTGACCTCGCCGCACATCCTCAATGCCAAGGGCGCGACGTATGCACAGTCCGCCGACTGGGGCGTGGAGGAAGCGGAAGGCTTCATCAAGCTGTTCGGCATGAGCTCGACCCTGTGGGCCGAGATCAACCGCTGA
- a CDS encoding GNAT family N-acetyltransferase, translated as MSALRISTDKAELDLPLIHRFLSTQAYWSQGIPEETVARAVAGSLCFGGYVEGVGQVAFARVVSDFATFAYLADVFVLPEHRGRGYSKALVAEVMAHPQLQGLRRFMLATSDAHGLYTQYGFATPAKPQTLMEVSKPDIYTEANTA; from the coding sequence ATGAGCGCCCTGCGCATCAGCACGGACAAGGCGGAGCTGGATCTGCCGCTGATCCATCGTTTCCTCTCGACCCAGGCCTACTGGAGCCAGGGCATCCCCGAGGAGACGGTGGCGCGCGCGGTCGCGGGCTCGCTGTGCTTCGGCGGTTATGTCGAAGGCGTGGGACAGGTGGCGTTCGCGCGGGTCGTCTCCGACTTCGCGACGTTCGCCTATCTGGCCGACGTGTTCGTGCTGCCGGAGCATCGCGGTCGCGGCTACAGCAAGGCCCTGGTGGCCGAGGTCATGGCGCACCCGCAGTTGCAGGGGCTGCGCCGTTTCATGCTGGCCACGTCCGATGCGCACGGGTTGTACACGCAGTACGGCTTCGCCACGCCGGCCAAGCCGCAGACGCTGATGGAAGTGTCCAAGCCGGACATCTACACCGAGGCCAACACCGCATGA